The following coding sequences are from one Zalophus californianus isolate mZalCal1 chromosome 5, mZalCal1.pri.v2, whole genome shotgun sequence window:
- the LTC4S gene encoding leukotriene C4 synthase isoform X2 — translation MTRTGQGLEGGAGGGFENEQVISARRAFRVSPPLTTGPPEFERVYRAQVNCSEYFPLFLATLWVAGIFFHEGTAALCGLVYLFARLRYFQGYARSAQQRLTPLYASARALWLLVALAALGLLVHFLPGALRAALLGRLGKMLPRA, via the exons ATGACCAGGACAGGGCAGGGCTTGGAAGGTGGCGCTGGGGGTGGATTTGAGAATGAGCAG GTGATCTCGGCGCGCAGAGCCTTCCGCGTGTCGCCGCCGCTCACCACCGGGCCGCCGGAGTTCGAGCGCGTCTACCGAGCCCA AGTGAACTGCAGCGAGTACTTCCCGCTGTTCCTCGCCACGCTCTGGGTCGCCGGCATCTTCTTTCACGAAG GTACCGCGGCCCTGTGCGGGCTGGTCTACCTGTTCGCGCGCCTCCGTTACTTTCAGGGCTACGCGCGCTCCGCGCAGCAAAG GTTGACCCCGCTGTACGCGAGCGCGCGCGCGCTCTGGCTGCTCGTGGCGCTGGCGGCGCTCGGCCTGCTCGTCCACTTTCTCCCCGGCGCGCTGCGCGCCGCGCTCCTCGGACGGCTCGGGAAGATGCTGCCCAGGGCCTGA
- the LTC4S gene encoding leukotriene C4 synthase isoform X4, translating into MKDDVALLATVTLLGVLLQAYFSLQVISARRAFRVSPPLTTGPPEFERVYRAQVNCSEYFPLFLATLWVAGIFFHEGTAALCGLVYLFARLRYFQGYARSAQQRCCPGPEVEDARSVEPEKSRSFREDGTGARPIPISN; encoded by the exons ATGAAGGACGATGTGGCTCTTCTGGCCACTGTCACCCTCCTGGGAGTCCTGCTGCAAG CTTATTTCTCCCTGCAGGTGATCTCGGCGCGCAGAGCCTTCCGCGTGTCGCCGCCGCTCACCACCGGGCCGCCGGAGTTCGAGCGCGTCTACCGAGCCCA AGTGAACTGCAGCGAGTACTTCCCGCTGTTCCTCGCCACGCTCTGGGTCGCCGGCATCTTCTTTCACGAAG GTACCGCGGCCCTGTGCGGGCTGGTCTACCTGTTCGCGCGCCTCCGTTACTTTCAGGGCTACGCGCGCTCCGCGCAGCAAAG ATGCTGCCCAGGGCCTGAGGTGGAGGACGCCCGGTCGGTGGAACCGGAGAAGAGCCGGAGCTTCCGGGAGGACGGGACGGGTGCTCGCCCCATCCCAATCTCCAATTAA
- the LTC4S gene encoding leukotriene C4 synthase isoform X1, with product MKDDVALLATVTLLGVLLQAYFSLQVISARRAFRVSPPLTTGPPEFERVYRAQVNCSEYFPLFLATLWVAGIFFHEGTAALCGLVYLFARLRYFQGYARSAQQRLTPLYASARALWLLVALAALGLLVHFLPGALRAALLGRLGKMLPRA from the exons ATGAAGGACGATGTGGCTCTTCTGGCCACTGTCACCCTCCTGGGAGTCCTGCTGCAAG CTTATTTCTCCCTGCAGGTGATCTCGGCGCGCAGAGCCTTCCGCGTGTCGCCGCCGCTCACCACCGGGCCGCCGGAGTTCGAGCGCGTCTACCGAGCCCA AGTGAACTGCAGCGAGTACTTCCCGCTGTTCCTCGCCACGCTCTGGGTCGCCGGCATCTTCTTTCACGAAG GTACCGCGGCCCTGTGCGGGCTGGTCTACCTGTTCGCGCGCCTCCGTTACTTTCAGGGCTACGCGCGCTCCGCGCAGCAAAG GTTGACCCCGCTGTACGCGAGCGCGCGCGCGCTCTGGCTGCTCGTGGCGCTGGCGGCGCTCGGCCTGCTCGTCCACTTTCTCCCCGGCGCGCTGCGCGCCGCGCTCCTCGGACGGCTCGGGAAGATGCTGCCCAGGGCCTGA
- the LTC4S gene encoding leukotriene C4 synthase isoform X3: MWLFWPLSPSWESCCKVISARRAFRVSPPLTTGPPEFERVYRAQVNCSEYFPLFLATLWVAGIFFHEGTAALCGLVYLFARLRYFQGYARSAQQRLTPLYASARALWLLVALAALGLLVHFLPGALRAALLGRLGKMLPRA, encoded by the exons ATGTGGCTCTTCTGGCCACTGTCACCCTCCTGGGAGTCCTGCTGCAAG GTGATCTCGGCGCGCAGAGCCTTCCGCGTGTCGCCGCCGCTCACCACCGGGCCGCCGGAGTTCGAGCGCGTCTACCGAGCCCA AGTGAACTGCAGCGAGTACTTCCCGCTGTTCCTCGCCACGCTCTGGGTCGCCGGCATCTTCTTTCACGAAG GTACCGCGGCCCTGTGCGGGCTGGTCTACCTGTTCGCGCGCCTCCGTTACTTTCAGGGCTACGCGCGCTCCGCGCAGCAAAG GTTGACCCCGCTGTACGCGAGCGCGCGCGCGCTCTGGCTGCTCGTGGCGCTGGCGGCGCTCGGCCTGCTCGTCCACTTTCTCCCCGGCGCGCTGCGCGCCGCGCTCCTCGGACGGCTCGGGAAGATGCTGCCCAGGGCCTGA